Within Campylobacter jejuni, the genomic segment TAAGGCTCTATATTTGATACTATTACTTTAATGGTATCACCTACATCAAGAGTATCTTTTATCTCGCTCCATGGATCAGGTAAAGCCGCTTTTATAGATAAGGATAAATGTTTGCGTTCTTTATCATACTTTATAACTTTAACTGGAACTTTATCGCCCTCTTTATAAAGTGTTCCAGGATTTACAGGTCCTTTGTAAGAAATTTCGCTGTAATGAACAAGACCATCAACACCTCCTACATCTACAAACATACCATAAGTGGTAATTTTTTTTACAATACCTTCAATTAAATCTTCTTGTTGTGCTACATTATTGATCAATTCTTTTCGTTTTCTTCTCTCATCATCTAAAGTTTTTTTACGAGAAACAATGATACTTTGCTCATCTTTGTCGATTTTAATAATTTTAACTTTAAACGTTTTGCCTATAATATTATTTGTTTCTTTAAAGCCATATTGAGATTTTGGTAAGAAAAATTCAACATCATTTTCATCAATAACTATCAATCCGCCTTTATTTTTTCCAACTACTTTTACGGTAAAAATATCATCTTGATTTTCTTGATAGTTTTTAATAAATTCAATAACTTTTTCTTTTCTCAAAGCTTTTTTATGAGAAAGTAAAGATCTGCCACCACGAGAACCCATAACAGCAACTTTAATACTATCGCCTACATTAAACAATAGCTTAGAATTGTCACCTTGTATTTCGCTAAGAGCTAAAATACCTTCAGATTTTTTACCTATATCTACATAAACTTCATCATTTTTGATCTCTACAATCACACCCTCTGTTGTAGCCTCTTCTCTTGATTTATCGAAAGCCTCCAAAAGCTGTCCAAAATCTTCTTCCTCAAGATAATCATCTACGCCGTCTTGAACTTTTTTGTTCACCTCGCTCATTATGGTCCTTTAAAATAATTTTTAGAAATTGATTGATTTTACCTTATTTTTCTTTAATTAGTGTTAAGTTTTTTTATTTTTGTTAATTTTTTTTAAATTTTTGACTTTTTTATTCTATTTAAAAACATTTTTTAATTAATTTTAAAATTTTCTATTTTGGCGATAACTTTTTGTATAATCCAATCAGGAGTACTAGCACCTGCACTAATGCCACAATGTTTTTTATCTAAAAACCATTCTTTTTTTAACTCTTCTTCGGTTTCAATTAGATAGCTATCTTCACAATTGGTTTTTGCAATCAAAAAAAGTTGTTTTGTATTGGCTGAGTTTTTACCCCCTACAACAACCATAACATCACTTTTAAGCGAGAGTTCTTTAATGGCATCTTGATTTTTAAAGGTTGCATCACATATAGTATTAAAAACCCTTACTTCTTTGGTTTTAAGTATTAAAAAATTTACTATCTCCATAAAATGCTCAGGCTTCTTAGTTGTTTGGCTTACTACAGCTATTTTATTAGGAAGTTTTATATTTTGAAGTTCTTTTTTATCCAAAACCACATAAGCTTTTGTACTTACATAACTTTTTACTCCTTTAACTTCGGGATGATTTTCATCTCCAAAAATAACAACTTCATAACCCTCCTTGCTCATTTGCTCGCAAATTTGTTGTGGTTTTGTAACAAAAGGACAAGTGGCATCAAAAATTTCTATATCTTTTTTTCTCAATTCTTCTAAATCTTGCTTTGTAATACCATGAGTTCTTATAATAGCCTTTTTTTCATTGCTTAAAGCTTGTATATTTTCCAAAGTTTTGACATTAAAATTTTTTTGTAAACGAGAAATTTCTTCGTTATTATGAATAAGAGGGCCTATAGTTGCGGCATCTTTTATTTGTTCTGCTTTTTTAATAGCTCTTTTAACACCAAAACAAAAACCATAGTTTTTTGCTAATTCAATAATCAATCCTAGCTCCTAAATTTGATAAAATCTCTATAAAATTTGGAAAAGAAGTTTTTATACAATCACTATCATCAATCTCAATTCCACAAAGCAAACCTAAAATAGCAAAACTCATAGCAATACGGTGATCTCCATAGCTTTTAATTTTTGAAGATTTTAGTTCGCATTCACCTTCTATTTCAAAACCATCATCAAGTTCTCTAGCTTCAACACCACAAAGCTTTAGATTTTCAACCATCACAGCAATCCTATCGCTTTCTTTAACGCGTAATTCTTTAGCATTTATTAAACTAGATTTACCCTTAGCCAAAGCAAAAGCTATAGCCAAAGCAGGTGCTTCATCTATCAACCAAGCGATATTATCTTTAACTTCTATGCCATTAAGCTTGCTAGACTCCACCCTGATCTCACCAATAGTTTCAAAATCATTTTGAGTTATTGTCATTTCAAGTTTGGCACCCATTTTTTGCAAAATTTTATACGCCTCTATACGAGTAGGATTAAGTAAAATATTTTTTAAAATAATTTGAGATTTAGGCAAAATAATAGCTGCTAAAGCAAAATAAAAAGCCGAAGAAGGATCATTAGGAATGATTATATTTTGAGCTTTTAAAGGTTTTTTTAAAGGACTTATTTCAAGACTTAAGCCATCATTACTAACCCTTATTGGAGCTTTCATAGCCTTTAACATGTTTTCACTATGATTTCGACTAAGAGAAATTTCACTAAAAGTGCATACATTATCAGCTCTAAAAGCAGATAAAATCATAGCTGTTTTAACTTGAGCCGAAGAAATTTCGCTTTTATAGTTAAAAGCTTTTAAATTTTGACCTTCTATGCAAAGTGGAGCTAAATTTGCCTCATTTCTTCCATAAATTCTAGCGCCTATTTGAGTAAGTGGTTTGCTTATCCTTCTCATAGGACGATTGTTTAAATACTTATCTCCACTTAAAACAAAAAAACCAGAAATTCCTGCTAAAAATCCTATCATCAAACGCATAGCAGTTCCTGAATTTCCACAGTCTAAAATACAATTTGGAGATAAAATTTCTTTAGGGGGTATAATTTTGACGCAAGAATCTTTTTGTTCAATTTTAGCTCCAAGATTTTTTATAATTTCAAGAGTGTTTAAAGTATCTTGAGCTAAGAGATAATTTTGAGCCTTATTTTCTTCTTGTGTTAAAAGCGAAAATATAGCAAAACGATGAGATAT encodes:
- the rpsA gene encoding 30S ribosomal protein S1 — translated: MSEVNKKVQDGVDDYLEEEDFGQLLEAFDKSREEATTEGVIVEIKNDEVYVDIGKKSEGILALSEIQGDNSKLLFNVGDSIKVAVMGSRGGRSLLSHKKALRKEKVIEFIKNYQENQDDIFTVKVVGKNKGGLIVIDENDVEFFLPKSQYGFKETNNIIGKTFKVKIIKIDKDEQSIIVSRKKTLDDERRKRKELINNVAQQEDLIEGIVKKITTYGMFVDVGGVDGLVHYSEISYKGPVNPGTLYKEGDKVPVKVIKYDKERKHLSLSIKAALPDPWSEIKDTLDVGDTIKVIVSNIEPYGAFVDLGNDIEGFLHISEISWDKNIKNPKDYINKGQEIDVEVIEINPNERRLRVSLRNLLSRPFDEFMKSYKIADVVEGEITSVTSFGAFVKLGGIEGLLHNEDASWDRNDKCKDKFSQGDKIKVKIIKIDKENQKISLSTKELSSSPVQEYAKIHKVGDIVKGAIRDIKDFGVFVELSKNVDALIHKEDISTSMLENLKIGDDIEAAIVFIDEKKNRIRLSVKNLVRMKEREVLNEINNDDKVTLGDIIKDQLA
- the ispH gene encoding 4-hydroxy-3-methylbut-2-enyl diphosphate reductase, with the protein product MIIELAKNYGFCFGVKRAIKKAEQIKDAATIGPLIHNNEEISRLQKNFNVKTLENIQALSNEKKAIIRTHGITKQDLEELRKKDIEIFDATCPFVTKPQQICEQMSKEGYEVVIFGDENHPEVKGVKSYVSTKAYVVLDKKELQNIKLPNKIAVVSQTTKKPEHFMEIVNFLILKTKEVRVFNTICDATFKNQDAIKELSLKSDVMVVVGGKNSANTKQLFLIAKTNCEDSYLIETEEELKKEWFLDKKHCGISAGASTPDWIIQKVIAKIENFKIN
- the aroA gene encoding 3-phosphoshikimate 1-carboxyvinyltransferase, giving the protein MKIYKLQTPVNAILENIAADKSISHRFAIFSLLTQEENKAQNYLLAQDTLNTLEIIKNLGAKIEQKDSCVKIIPPKEILSPNCILDCGNSGTAMRLMIGFLAGISGFFVLSGDKYLNNRPMRRISKPLTQIGARIYGRNEANLAPLCIEGQNLKAFNYKSEISSAQVKTAMILSAFRADNVCTFSEISLSRNHSENMLKAMKAPIRVSNDGLSLEISPLKKPLKAQNIIIPNDPSSAFYFALAAIILPKSQIILKNILLNPTRIEAYKILQKMGAKLEMTITQNDFETIGEIRVESSKLNGIEVKDNIAWLIDEAPALAIAFALAKGKSSLINAKELRVKESDRIAVMVENLKLCGVEARELDDGFEIEGECELKSSKIKSYGDHRIAMSFAILGLLCGIEIDDSDCIKTSFPNFIEILSNLGARIDY